In Lepidochelys kempii isolate rLepKem1 chromosome 8, rLepKem1.hap2, whole genome shotgun sequence, a single genomic region encodes these proteins:
- the JUN gene encoding transcription factor Jun, producing the protein MTAKMEPTFYDDALNATFVQPESGGYGYNNPKVLKQNMTLNLADPSSNLKPHLRNKNADILTSPDVGLLKLASPELERLIIQSSNGLITTTPTPTQFLCPKNVTDEQEGFAEGFVRALAELHNQNTMPSVTSAAQPVNGGMTPVSSMAGNNGFNTTLHSEPPVYANLSNFNPSALSTAPNYNANNMGYPPQHHINPQMPVQHPRLQALKEEPQTVPEMPGETPPLSPIDMESQERIKAERKRMRNRIAASKCRKRKLERIARLEEKVKTLKAQNSELASTANMLREQVAQLKQKVMNHVNSGCQLMLTQQLQTF; encoded by the coding sequence ATGACTGCAAAGATGGAACCTACATTCTATGATGATGCCCTAAATGCTACCTTTGTACAGCCAGAAAGTGGTGGTTATGGATATAATAATCCTAAAGTCCTGAAGCAGAATATGACTCTAAATCTGGCTGATCCTTCAAGCAATCTCAAGCCCCACCTGAGGAACAAGAATGCTGATATTCTTACCTCTCCAGATGTTGGTCTCCTCAAGCTGGCATCTCCTGAACTGGAAAGGCTCATCATCCAGTCCAGCAATGGCTTGATCACCACCACTCCTACCCCAACACAGTTTCTCTGTCCCAAAAATGTTACTGATGAGCAAGAAGGGTTTGCTGAAGGCTTTGtgagggcactggcagagctacaCAACCAGAATACGATGCCCAGTGTTACATCTGCTGCCCAACCTGTTAATGGTGGTATGACACCTGTTTCTTCTATGGCTGGCAACAATGGTTTCAACACCACTTTGCACAGTGAGCCTCCAGTGTATGCCAATCTCAGCAACTTTAACCCCAGTGCACTCAGCACAGCACCTAACTACAATGCAAACAACATGGGCTATCCACCTCAGCATCACATTAATCCTCAGATGCCAGTGCAGCATCCCAGACTGCAAGCTTTGAAAGAGGAGCCCCAGACTGTACCTGAAATGCCAGGAGAGACTCCTCCACTGTCCCCTATTGATATGGAGTCACAGGAGAGAATCAAGGCTGAGAGGAAGCGCATGAGAAACAGAATTGCAGCCTCCAAATGCCGGAAAAGGAAGTTGGAAAGGATTGCCAGATTGGAAGAAAAAGTGAAAACTTTGAAAGCCCAGAACTCAGAACTGGCATCCACTGCCAACATGCTCAGAGAACAGGTTGCACAGCTTAAGCAGAAGGTCATGAACCATGTCAACAGTGGATGCCAGCTAATGCTAACACAACAGTTGCAAACATTTTGA